The following coding sequences lie in one Haematobia irritans isolate KBUSLIRL chromosome 3, ASM5000362v1, whole genome shotgun sequence genomic window:
- the LOC142231004 gene encoding uncharacterized protein LOC142231004 has product MSVSVVKRFIRISDALIKFHAHFNGMKEEELDVFSLEIRQVELGKLWERVQNTFDECLAALQDSGDTPSSDIDSVEGKYETSHEVYMNCLSAINRKLAQFRRSRRSSITSSVTSVATVSRQSIGSHKSGERSEAVLINNASSSVTANRDEMGLRNGNEKFGGEVAVGGPPLCDMVHNLTLPPCDTDIFEGNFLSWPTFRDLFQAVYVNNSRLTDVERLCHLVRKTSGEAREIVSKFPLTHRSFALAWKALVDAYDNKRVLVHNQLKSLFAISAVTIETSSGLKSIQRGINGCLSALNTYEVSTDNWDQILVFICLQRLPRITQTLWEQSVRDKSALSSWNELDGFLTERVRTLMCLHDLREEKSHSKDQRVKTHLASTVTPQPGLSSKSACILCPKHSHKLSACQKFRKLSPAERFSSIKRHRLCLNCLVKGHEAKDCASKHRCSKCDQRHHFLLHRDGLASARSELAAAASTNVSSTGQSLQPSDPNPLSFQPSTSSGVVSRQVFHLSQNRSVLLGTAMINIVYQGVTYPARALIDPASEASFITERLQNRLKLEVQTTRVTISGVNSAVSATSNRLCTLKIGSPLDASILLETTAWVLPSISGNLPTFSISTELRSEIPNIQLADANLFVSRPVEVLLGADLYPKILLEGCRQITSASLLAQNSIFGWLVTGPIPVAQVRSFSTTISVRDEDDIEKTLLRFWELEETPRGKSLSPSDRFCEENFVRTTRRDSDGRYIVTLPLKADFSAGGYLGESRANVLRQYLRNETSLLRKPDIKVVYDNVVREYLELDHMRPVSSTVPPGTLSCYLPHHPVINLAKQSTKLRVVFNASNKTSNGNSLNDILHVGPTLQLDLVLLILRWRLYKFVFNCDITQMYRQIRVDPAHTPLQRIFFRDSPDGTIRDYELQTVTFGVNCAPYLAIRTLLQLADDTEDRCPLAAHILRKSMYVDDVLSGGHDLESALAARDQLVAALSTAKFELRKWTANDRALLDGLPVEYLVDAQVLSFVEASSSKPLGIRWNAQLDSFYFSVDPISSRSHFTKREVLSAIARLFDPVGWLGPVIVTAKIIMQKVWSDNIGWDEFLSPSTERAWKSFVELYPGVNSISIPRWVQYVPGASTELHVFSDASEKAYAGVVYIRVVTPDGRIFVHLLSCKTRVAPLKSISLPRLELCGAVLASELLKTIVREIGIGFSQVYCWTDSTIVLSWLRKTPSTWTTFVANRVCRIQENVGHGNWYHVRSEDNPADLGSRGVTPADLAASRIWWHGPHWLSRDRSEWSIRDLAQCETDVEVRSIRSHASFFSADEDILERFSSLDRALRVVSYMLRFFQRTHSAHRGRVEFPSLCISSAEIRETRLRLVVLAQRANYASDYMNLLRKRPLDAKSSLLALNPFVDDKGVMRMNGRLSRSPTLSYSERHPIILPYGCRFSKLLVSFVHLVSIHGGNQLVLRILRIEYWIPRVKNLVRTVIHNCKPCILERKRSCSQIMAALPPERTIPDRPFTITGVDFAGPFEIKSFTGRYCKITKGYVCVFVCFGTKAIHLEAVSDLSTANFLAAFHRFIARRGCPDTIFSDNGTNFVGASREIERDFKAFLREGCDSVSSTFAHRGLSWRFIPAGAPHMGGLWEAGVKSFKVHFRKEAQNLRYTFEELSTVLARIEACLNSRPLCPLSEDPDELDALTPGHFLIGAPLLAPAEVLVTEKPLSLVNRFRKVQALAHQFCIRWKEEYLKSLHMRYKWKCSERSIAQGDLVVIRHEQLPPTSWRLGRVVDVFPGVDGHIRVADVRTANGVVRRPITKLVILTNQSAC; this is encoded by the coding sequence ATGTCCGTCTCGGTGGTTAAACGCTTCATCAGGATTTCTGACGCCCTGATTAAATTTCATGCTCATTTTAATGGTATGAAAGAGGAGGAGTTGGATGTCTTTAGTCTTGAGATTCGTCAGGTCGAATTAGGGAAATTGTGGGAGCGTGTTCAGAACACATTTGACGAGTGTTTAGCTGCGTTACAAGATTCCGGGGATACACCGTCCAGTGATATTGATTCCGTGGAGGGTAAATATGAGACTTCGCATGAAGTGTATATGAATTGTTTGTCCGCGATAAATCGGAAATTGGCTCAGTTTCGGCGGTCACGTAGATCTTCGATTACTTCATCTGTGACATCGGTCGCTACAGTATCGCGACAAAGTATCGGGTCGcacaaatcgggcgaacgatcggAAGCGGTGTTGATCAACAATGCTTCTTCTTCGGTGACGGCTAATCGGGATGAAATGGGGCTTCGTAATGGCAATGAGAAGTTTGGAGGTGAGGTTGCCGTGGGCGGCCCCCCACTTTGTGATATGGTTCACAACTTAACCTTGCCTCCTTGCGATACGGATATATTTGAGGGAAATTTTCTAAGTTGGCCCACATTCCGGGATTTATTTCAAGCGGTATACGTTAATAATTCGAGATTGACTGACGTTGAACGCTTGTGTCATCTAGTGCGGAAAACAAGCGGTGAAGCAAGGGAAATCGTctcgaaatttcctcttacacatCGGAGCTTCGCCCTGGCGTGGAAGGCCCTCGTTGATGCGTACGACAATAAGCGGGTCCTGGTTCATAACCAACTTAAGTCTCTTTTTGCCATTTCGGCGGTAACGATTGAGACAAGTTCGGGGTTAAAGTCAATTCAGCGCGGAATTAATGGATGTCTTTCGGCATTGAACACTTATGAGGTTTCCACCGATAATTGGGACCAGATACTCGTATTCATTTGTCTTCAACGTTTGCCGAGGATCACGCAGACACTGTGGGAGCAGAGTGTTAGGGACAAGTCTGCTCTTTCATCGTGGAATGAGTTGGACGGCTTCCTTACGGAAAGGGTTCGCACTCTTATGTGTTTACATGATCTACGCGAGGAAAAGTCTCATTCGAAGGACCAGAGGGTTAAGACTCATTTGGCGAGTACGGTGACCCCTCAGCCCGGTCTAAGTTCGAAGTCGGCCTGTATATTATGTCCGAAGCATAGTCATAAACTTTCGGCGTGTCAGAAGTTTAGGAAACTTTCGCCTGCGGAGCGATTTTCGTCGATAAAACGTCATCGCCTGTGTTTGAATTGTTTGGTAAAGGGCCACGAGGCTAAGGATTGCGCGAGTAAACACCGTTGTTCGAAATGTGATCAAAGGCATCACTTTTTATTGCATCGCGATGGTTTGGCTTCGGCCCGTTCGGAGTTGGCTGCCGCTGCCTCCACCAATGTTTCTAGCACTGGCCAGTCTTTACAACCGTCTGACCCGAATCCGCTTAGTTTTCAACCGTCTACTTCGAGCGGTGTGGTATCACGGCAAGTTTTCCATTTATCGCAAAATAGGTCGGTACTTTTGGGGACGGCGATGATCAATATCGTGTATCAGGGAGTTACGTATCCCGCTCGTGCACTTATAGATCCAGCGTCTGAGGCCTCGTTTATCACCGAGCGCCTGCAAAATCGATTGAAACTGGAGGTACAGACAACTAGGGTGACGATTTCGGGTGTTAATAGTGCAGTTTCGGCAACGTCGAATAGATTATGTACTTTGAAGATAGGATCTCCTCTTGATGCTTCAATTCTTTTGGAGACGACGGCTTGGGTGCTACCGTCTATTTCGGGGAATTTGCCTACCTTTTCGATTTCAACGGAGCTTAGGTCGGAGATACCGAATATTCAGTTGGCAGATGCGAATTTATTTGTATCTCGTCCTGTCGAGGTTTTGTTGGGTGCGGATCtttatccaaagattttgttggaAGGTTGTCGTCAGATAACTTCTGCTTCTTTACTTGCACAGAATAGTATTTTTGGTTGGCTTGTCACGGGTCCTATTCCTGTAGCTCAAGTTCGTTCGTTTTCGACAACAATTTCGGTTCGCGATGAGGACGATATTGAAAAGACGCTTTTGCGCTTTTGGGAGTTGGAGGAGACGCCACGGGGCAAGAGTTTGTCCCCTTCGGATAGATTTTGTGAGGAGAACTTTGTTCGGACCACCCGCAGGGACTCGGATGGTAGGTATATTGTTACGCTACCACTCAAGGCGGATTTTTCTGCAGGCGGGTATCTAGGGGAGTCTCGAGCAAACGTTTTGCGACAGTATCTCCGTAATGAGACGTCGCTTTTGCGGAAACCGGACATTAAGGTTGTGTACGACAATGTGGTGAGGGAATATCTTGAATTGGATCATATGAGACCAGTCTCCTCCACGGTCCCGCCAGGCACGTTATCATGTTATTTGCCTCACCACCCGGTTATAAATCTTGCGAAGCAGTCCACTAAGCTTCGTGTGGTTTTTAATGCGTCAAATAAGACGTCTAATGGGAATAGTTTGAATGACATTCTTCATGTTGGACCGACTTTGCAGCTTGACCTTGTGTTGCTCATTTTGAGGTGGCGACTGTATAAGTTTGTCTTCAATTGTGACATCACTCAGATGTATAGACAGATTCGTGTGGATCCTGCTCACACTCCGCTGcagaggattttttttagagacTCCCCAGATGGGACAATTCGGGACTATGAGTTACAGACGGTAACTTTTGGCGTTAATTGCGCCCCTTATCTCGCAATTCGGACGCTTCTGCAGTTGGCAGATGATACGGAGGACAGATGTCCGCTCGCGGCGCACATTTTGCGCAAATCTATGTATGTGGACGACGTTCTATCGGGGGGTCATGATCTTGAGTCTGCATTGGCGGCGCGGGATCAGTTGGTGGCTGCTCTTTCTACGGCGAAGTTTGAGCTCAGGAAGTGGACAGCTAACGATAGGGCCCTTTTAGATGGATTGCCTGTGGAGTATTTGGTGGATGCCCAGGTTTTGTCTTTCGTTGAGGCGAGCAGTTCGAAGCCTTTGGGTATTAGGTGGAATGCCCAGTTGGATTCGTTTTATTTCTCGGTGGATCCGATCAGTAGTAGGTCGCATTTTACGAAACGGGAAGTTCTTTCGGCCATCGCGAGGCTGTTTGATCCCGTTGGGTGGTTGGGCCCGGTTATTGTTACTGCGAAGATCATCATGCAGAAGGTATGGTCGGATAACATTGGTTGGGACGAATTTCTTTCGCCTTCCACTGAGCGAGCATGGAAATCTTTTGTTGAGTTGTACCCTGGCGTTAATTCTATTAGTATACCTAGATGGGTTCAATATGTTCCAGGGGCGAGTACCGAGCTTCATGTTTTTTCAGATGCCTCGGAAAAGGCATATGCGGGGGTAGTTTATATTAGGGTTGTTACGCCCGATGGTCGGATTTTCGTCCACTTACTATCATGTAAGACGAGAGTTGCCCCCTTGAAGTCAATTTCACTGCCTCGTTTGGAGCTTTGTGGCGCGGTTTTGGCTTCGGAGTTGCTGAAGACTATAGTTCGCGAGATTGGTATTGGGTTCAGTCAGGTGTATTGTTGGACGGATTCGACTATTGTCCTGTCTTGGTTGAGGAAGACTCCATCCACATGGACGACATTTGTGGCCAATAGGGTCTGTCGTATTCAGGAGAATGTGGGTCATGGTAATTGGTATCATGTGAGGTCTGAGGATAACCCTGCCGATCTTGGTAGCCGTGGTGTTACTCCTGCAGATTTGGCGGCATCTCGTATTTGGTGGCATGGGCCGCATTGGTTATCCCGTGATAGATCGGAATGGTCCATTCGGGACTTGGCTCAGTGTGAGACCGATGTTGAGGTTCGTTCCATCAGAAGTCATGCTTCGTTTTTTTCTGCGGACGAGGACATTCTGGAGCGGTTTTCTTCGCTTGACCGTGCGCTACGTGTTGTATCGTATATGTTGCGTTTTTTCCAGCGAACTCATTCGGCACATAGAGGTCGTGTTGAATTTCCGAGTCTGTGTATTTCGTCGGCTGAGATTAGGGAAACGAGACTTCGTTTGGTGGTTTTGGCACAGAGGGCTAATTATGCGTCGGATTATATGAATTTGTTGAGGAAAAGGCCTTTAGACGCTAAGAGTTCTTTGCTGGCTCTCAATCCTTTTGTGGATGATAAGGGTGTGATGCGGATGAACGGTCGGTTGTCTCGTTCGCCCACTCTTTCCTATAGTGAGAGGCATCCCATAATTTTGCCATATGGGTGTCGATTTTCAAAACTATTGGTTAGTTTTGTTCATCTAGTTTCCATTCATGGAGGTAATCAGCTGGTGTTGCGGATTTTAAGGATCGAGTATTGGATACCGCGTGTGAAGAATCTGGTGCGCACGGTTATTCACAATTGTAAGCCTTGTATTTTGGAGAGGAAGCGGTCATGTAGTCAGATTATGGCTGCGCTTCCTCCGGAGAGAACTATTCCTGACAGACCTTTTACTATTACTGGGGTGGACTTTGCCGGTCCTTTCGAGATAAAGTCATTTACTGGTCGGTATTGTAAGATTACAAAGGGATATGTTTGCGTTTTCGTGTGTTTTGGTACGAAGGCTATTCATTTGGAGGCCGTGTCGGACTTGTCGACTGCAAACTTCTTGGCTGCATTTCATCGCTTTATTGCGCGTCGCGGTTGTCCTGACACCATTTTTTCGGACAATGGCACCAATTTTGTTGGCGCGTCTCGGGAAATTGAGAGGGATTTTAAAGCTTTTCTTAGGGAAGGTTGTGATTCCGTTTCTTCGACTTTTGCTCACCGGGGCCTGTCGTGGCGTTTCATCCCAGCTGGAGCTCCACATATGGGTGGGTTGTGGGAAGCTGGGGTCAAGAGTTTTAAGGTTCACTTTCGGAAGGAGGCGCAGAATCTGAGGTATACGTTCGAGGAGCTATCGACGGTTCTAGCTAGGATAGAGGCTTGTTTGAATTCGCGCCCTCTTTGTCCATTGTCCGAGGATCCGGATGAGCTAGATGCGCTCACTCCCGGTCATTTTTTGATAGGTGCCCCGCTTCTCGCACCCGCGGAGGTCCTTGTTACTGAGAAGCCGTTGTCCTTGGTTAATCGGTTTCGAAAAGTGCAGGCCCTAGCCCATCAATTTTGTATAAGATGGAAAGAAGAGTACTTGAAGAGTTTGCACATGCGGTATAAGTGGAAGTGTTCCGAACGTAGTATAGCGCAGGGCGATCTGGTTGTTATTAGGCATGAACAGCTCCCTCCGACATCGTGGAGGTTGGGGCGTGTTGTGGACGTTTTTCCGGGAGTTGATGGTCACATTCGAGTCGCTGACGTTCGTACCGCAAATGGTGTTGTAAGGCGACCCATAACCAAATTGGTCATTTTGACCAATCAGTCGGCTTGTTAA